In one window of Bradyrhizobium sp. AZCC 1721 DNA:
- a CDS encoding peptidoglycan-binding domain-containing protein — MPRRIDDDDEMPRRRRRGAKAVAIEAEQERGLVMRILLHSPKDMIAGLLAAAAICAIVANALFLQAGRHPSPMFGSVVTLPAPQAAVVSPLPRPRPVEITRPVDSDPPEIRPVEVRGADPKHVETKSTESRNNDSRNNDSKNADPMANLVVKSTGAPAAAPSNVVRPPAPIPTNGQSAGARRVAAVQRALTQYGYGQLKPTGAVGADTQTAISKFERDRKLPVTGQMSDRLVKELTAMIGHPID, encoded by the coding sequence GTGCCTAGGCGTATTGACGACGATGACGAGATGCCGCGCCGCCGCCGTCGCGGCGCGAAAGCGGTTGCGATCGAAGCGGAGCAAGAGCGCGGCCTCGTGATGCGCATTCTCCTGCACAGTCCGAAAGACATGATCGCGGGCTTGCTCGCGGCTGCCGCAATCTGCGCCATTGTCGCCAATGCGCTGTTCCTGCAGGCCGGCCGCCATCCGTCGCCGATGTTCGGCTCGGTCGTGACGCTGCCGGCGCCGCAAGCGGCGGTCGTAAGTCCGCTGCCGCGCCCGCGCCCGGTCGAAATAACAAGGCCGGTCGATTCTGATCCGCCGGAAATCAGGCCGGTCGAGGTGAGGGGTGCCGATCCCAAACACGTCGAGACCAAGAGCACCGAGTCCAGGAACAACGATTCCAGGAACAACGATTCCAAGAACGCCGATCCGATGGCCAATCTGGTGGTCAAGTCGACCGGCGCGCCCGCCGCGGCCCCTTCCAATGTGGTGCGACCGCCGGCGCCGATTCCGACGAATGGGCAAAGCGCCGGCGCGCGCCGCGTCGCGGCGGTGCAGCGCGCACTGACGCAATATGGCTACGGCCAGTTGAAACCGACCGGCGCGGTCGGTGCGGACACCCAGACCGCGATCTCGAAATTCGAGCGCGACCGCAAACTGCCGGTGACCGGCCAGATGTCCGATCGCCTGGTGAAGGAGCTCACGGCGATGATCGGGCATCCGATCGACTAG
- a CDS encoding DUF1491 family protein: protein MRLKSSIWVAAYLRRCQNEGIFGAVRKRGAEEAGAVFVKVALLDGNAMLYAPAPQTVYDESRPAERLFAPASPQPVPEQSVEERLAKELRFDPDAWIVETEDRAGRHFLDLAKA from the coding sequence ATGCGATTGAAATCAAGCATCTGGGTGGCCGCATACCTGCGCCGCTGCCAGAACGAGGGAATTTTTGGCGCCGTGCGCAAGCGCGGGGCAGAGGAGGCGGGGGCGGTGTTCGTCAAGGTGGCGCTGCTCGACGGCAACGCCATGCTGTATGCGCCTGCGCCGCAGACCGTCTATGACGAGAGTCGTCCAGCCGAGCGGCTGTTCGCGCCGGCCTCGCCGCAGCCGGTGCCCGAGCAATCGGTGGAGGAGCGTCTCGCCAAGGAACTCCGTTTCGATCCCGACGCCTGGATCGTCGAGACCGAAGATCGCGCAGGGCGGCACTTTCTCGATTTGGCCAAAGCCTAG
- a CDS encoding DUF2336 domain-containing protein, with translation MTAAPLFPGFDGLMTLSRREGVDIRPTLLRVLTDLYVQTSAHSADEERQFVELTSRLIDQVDDATRAAVRARLAIYPATPAEIMDRLGLRRAHPDQPLPLAAAITAPPTDAPTVKAPTEAQLRMASNLAMRPNDAAEISDMFFTAGPSERALILHNLADTPLKASARIPAARVARALHILEMAAFAEDAESFALELGDALILPSRIATQVVNDPGGEPLACAAKALDMPSAIFQRVLLFLNPEFGSSVHNVYRLSRLYDRLSERSALVMLAAWRGSTMAVSRAKYRAALYDEERHRPRAAGSQTRPAVQPGTAPVRTGTDGSKR, from the coding sequence ATGACTGCAGCTCCATTGTTTCCGGGATTCGACGGGCTGATGACGCTCTCGCGCCGCGAGGGCGTCGATATCCGCCCGACCTTGCTGCGCGTGCTGACCGACCTTTATGTCCAGACCAGCGCCCATTCCGCCGACGAGGAGCGGCAGTTCGTTGAACTGACGTCCCGCCTGATCGATCAGGTCGACGACGCCACCCGCGCGGCGGTGCGGGCGCGGCTCGCGATCTATCCGGCGACACCGGCCGAGATCATGGACAGGCTCGGCCTGCGGCGTGCGCACCCCGATCAGCCCCTGCCGCTCGCGGCTGCAATCACCGCTCCCCCGACCGACGCGCCGACGGTGAAGGCGCCGACCGAGGCGCAGTTGCGGATGGCGTCCAACCTGGCAATGCGGCCCAACGATGCTGCCGAAATCAGCGACATGTTCTTCACGGCCGGTCCCAGCGAGCGCGCGCTGATCCTGCACAATCTCGCCGACACGCCGCTGAAGGCCTCGGCGCGAATTCCCGCAGCCCGCGTCGCCCGCGCGCTTCATATCCTGGAAATGGCCGCGTTCGCCGAGGACGCCGAAAGCTTCGCGCTCGAACTCGGCGACGCCCTGATCCTGCCATCGCGGATCGCAACGCAAGTTGTCAATGATCCCGGCGGCGAGCCGCTGGCATGCGCAGCGAAGGCGCTCGACATGCCGAGCGCAATCTTCCAGCGCGTGCTGCTGTTCCTCAATCCGGAATTCGGCTCATCCGTGCACAACGTCTATCGCTTGTCGCGACTTTACGACCGTTTGAGCGAACGATCCGCGCTCGTCATGCTGGCCGCATGGCGCGGCTCGACCATGGCAGTCAGCCGCGCCAAATATCGCGCCGCTCTGTACGACGAAGAACGGCACCGCCCGCGTGCGGCGGGTTCGCAAACACGTCCCGCGGTCCAGCCTGGAACCGCGCCGGTACGCACCGGCACCGACGGCTCGAAGCGCTAG